DNA sequence from the Papio anubis isolate 15944 chromosome 7, Panubis1.0, whole genome shotgun sequence genome:
ATCAATGTTCTAGTTCTGTGACCATCTGCTTAGGAGAGCTTTTTGTATGTATCTTCTAAGAATTGTATCTGTTTTGTAGTTTAATTTTGCCACTCAAAACATTCTGGTTTGTTGCTTTTTACActtgttatatacattttaaaaagtagaatcatAATATATGGTCCTTTGTCACTGACTATATTTTAAGCATGTTTCTATGGGAGAAATACATCCTGGCATCATCATTCTTAATAGCTGGGTGTATGTTAAGTGAATCACTGGCACCCCAGAGTGAATTTCCTTCTATGTACATTTTAATGGACTCAAGTAAGTATTTTTGCACTGAATTCATACAGTAGAATTTCTAgaggaaaataatgtaaaacagttttaagatttttaaaagaaatgttcaaatTATCCTGTAGGAAAATTGGTTCAGTTTATACTCCCATCAACAGGGACAGAGCTCCAGGTTCCCCCTTCCATTTGTCATCTTTGCTGGTCTTTAGGCAGAAAATCTcattgttttcattgcatttctttgatttctagtGCTTTTGAAtctttttcacatgcttattagGCCATTTTTATTCTTGTGGGAAGTGCCAGTTTctcctttgctgattttctgctggaaatcattcatttttttctctgagtaatttaaaatttttctttatcgGCTAAGGATACAAACCTTTAATCTGTCATTGAGGTTACAAAGACTTTCTCCCAGTACGTAATTTGTCATTTCGCTTTATTTTTTGCTAGCCAAGCACCAATGtcacatttcacttaatttttatcctgctgcatgaaaaaattttaacttaGTGATTTTAGTGGAAACAGGAGCAGGACAGAATGTAATATCtagatctcgctctgtcatcccaactggagtgcagtggcttgatcatagctactgcagcctcaaactcctgggctcaagtgattttcccacctcagcctcccaagtagctctaggactacgggtgtgtgccgccatgcccagctaatttttaaattttttgtagagatgtgaatTTGCTGTgctgcgcaggctggtcttgaactcctgacttacCCCACCTTGGCTTGCCAAtatgctgggagtacaggcgtgaactactgctCCCGGCCAAGAGCTTACTGTTTTTGCTAGAGGTGTTCTTGGTATCTTTTTATATCTGAGGCTTTCATGCTAGTGCTGAAGTATTACACTCACCATCTGAGGTTTACAGgacttttgttttaatattgaaCAGAAGGAACTGTTTAGTTTTGCATCTTTGCAAGTATACAAAATGTGCTGACCAGGACTCTGCTTTGTATCCATTGAAAAGCAAGAAGTAATATAGTAAAACTTTGGCTAGAGGCTGTGGGAGAATGGAGTATTCTGGTTTAATTCTATTAACTTGGAAGGATGAAGGTGAAACAAATTCAAAACTTTAATTTCCTGTTGAATGCAATTTGAAAATATAGCCAATGATTCCACCTTTCTTCTCAAGTTTGGACATTCAGATCTAGTTGGTCTTTCATCATAGAACTCCTAGTGTGCCTGAGTCTTACATTGTGAAGATCCTTTTCTAAAACTTTAGATGTAAGAGGATGTAAATTATACTGGATTAGATCAGGCTGGATGAGAACTGATATCTGTAAATATACGTTTTAGAAGAAACGTCTGATTGCCACTTGCTTTCTTATTGAACTCATAAAAGTAAAACACATTGGCTGGAGGGTGGAAGTAGGAAGGagatttatgtcttttaattgcaTGTCATTGCTTCGTATCGAGACAGAACATATAGTATCCCTGGCTTTGGACCTAcagaaggaaacacatttttctacctGCTGTATGCCAGCGGTTCCTGAACACCTGGAGGGCTTATTGCAGCGTGGATTGCTGGGCCctactccagagtttctgattcatcaGGTCTAGGGTGGGCCTGAGAATTTACATTTATAAGAAGTTCCCAGGTGCTCCTGGTCCAGAGACTATAGTTTTGAGAGCCACTCTTATCTACTAACTATAAATTGTAGAACTCTAGAAAAAAGCTTAGTTTGGTCTGGCATAAGAAGCACACAGGTAATGGAGCAAATCATGAAAAAGTCAATCCTTGATCCCAGGTAGCAAGCACTACACAGTGACAGAACACAACTCTTGGTTTTCATGATTGCAAGTCATAGCCAAGTATCAAGTGAgaaattcagtttcattttcaGGGCTTAGAGAGGCCAGGTGATTCTAGAAAAATAGGATTTAGTGATTAACCTCATGAGAGTAGGAGTTATTTATGTCCTTTTTCTCTCCCGTATCACTTAGCATTTAGCCTTACTTTGGAAGGGTCctgtatttgttttaaacttgTAAAGACCTTTGAGTGTTTATTAAATGgaaaactttgtgtgtgtgtatgtatgtatgcatgcatgcatttagAGACAGAGactcattctgtagcccaggctgaagtgcagtggcatgattttggctcactgcaacctccgcctcccaggttcaaggattctcctgcctcagcatcccaagtaactgggattataggcacctgccaccatgcccagctagttttggatttttagtagagaaagggtttcatcatgttggccaggctggtcttgaactcctgaattcaggtgatccacctgccccagcctcctaaagtgctgggattacaggcatgaggcaccgcgcctggctcaaaagctttgtgtttttaaagatattatatatgtttctttttttaaaaaaaaaaaacttggccgggcgcggtggctcaagcctgtaatcccagcactttgggaggccgagacgggcggatcacgaggtcaggagatcgagaccatcctggctaacatggtgaaaccccgtctctactaaaaaatacaaaaaactagccgggcgaagtggcgggcgcctgtggtcccagctactcgggaggctgaggcaggagaatggcgtgaacccgggaggcggagcttgcagtgagctgagatccggccatcgcactccagcctgggcgatagagccagactcagtctcaaaaaaaaaaaaaaaaaaaaaaaaaaaaaaaaaaaactttatgagAGTAAGAGAAAgtttttccaaaaaagagaaatcattgtGATAATATTATCTTATTGGAATGTTGGATAATACAGTCTGCTTTATCAATCATCAAGCACactataaaatttccattttcatagGATTTGTACCTCAATTGAGGTAAtacagttttaaagtttttgaagtGAAAGCCAGCCCACCCCTCTCCTGGAGTGGGCGGGGACAGCGGTTGCAGGGACAGCTTTCCTTGTGACACCACAGGTCCTTCATGACACgcctcctttctctttcatctttctcaTTGACCAATGGGCTTGAAGCATTAAGGCCACGCCCCTATTCTGCATTCTAGTGTGGCCCTGGTTACGCCTCCTCTGGCTCAGTCACACAGCTACCTGGTAGGTGACTGGAGGTGTATAGTTGTCCTCGCCTGGATTGTGCTGATGTGGCCCCAACCCCACCTCCCTACCCATCCCATGATGTCCAAAGAAACCCGACAGAATAAATTGGCCGAGGCCAAGCAAAAGGTAAAACGTGCCAGGTTGCAGCACCCCAACCCAGCCCCAGGTCCCCTCTGACAGTCAAACTGCTGCCAGAGTCTGTGTCACTCCTGAGGCACACTGGGCTGGGTGCTCCCAAGTGCCTCTGGGTTCCCCACACCAGAATCTTGTGAGCCAGCCCAACCCCCTCATGAGTCCTTCCCCTGCCCTCACCAGTCACCCCAGGGCGACTTTGAGCTGGTGACTCCTGGGGCTTCCCTCTCCACACTCTGCCCTTACCGTCTGCTATCCCAAACCCAACCTCCATGGGCTCTTTGGGCTCATGTCTCCAAGGACCTGGGTGCCCCAGAACCTGCCCTCATCAGTTGCCCCAGGGTGACTTTGGGCATGTGACTCCTTGAGCTCCCTGCTCCACATTTGGCCCTCACCTCCCACCGCCTCAAgcctgacctccctgggctctttGGGCTCCTGTCTCCAAGTACCTGGGTCCCAATCCAGCGACCCCCTCCCCAATCCCAAAGTGACAACTTGGGCATTGCTCTCATGTATCCCCCCTGCCACTCCACCGAGGAGTGGAATGTAGTGATGTCACAGTCCCCCTAGGAACTATCATTATGGCCACGAGACCTGCCTTTGGTCTTAGGACCCGGTCCCCTAAGTATTTTTGCCCATTTCTGATTCCTCTTGTTGTAGCACAGGTTTCCAGCTGGATGGGGAATGGGGACCATGGGACCTAGGAGAGAGAGGTTTCAGGCTGCCTTACTTCCTTAACACAGACATTCACAGTGTGAAAAGGCTACACCTCCCCCATCAGTTCAACACATTGACAGTGTCAAGGGGAGAacgggtttggtttggttttctcccAGGCTTCTACTCTCCAGAGAGACTTTAACattgtttctgagttctccacCTCAGATTTGAATTCTCCATTGTTCTGGGACCAGAGTGCCCCTCAGTCAGTGGTTTCTGCAGTGAGATCTGCTTATCTTCTGTGGAACAGATATTGGGAAACTGAACTTGATAGCTTCACTCTTCCTCATCTCATCTCCACCTGGGGTACTTCGAGTGCCACAGGATAAATATGGGGCATCTTTCTGAAGCATCAGTTTCCCTTGATTCTATTGAGAGACAAAACATTAATGTACTTAGGGATGACAGTTACATAGATTTATAAAAGTATAGAAGACTTCTGTCTGAGAGGAGGGTTGGGTTGTCCTCTTTGTGTTAAGTTCCCAGATTTCACAGAAaggctgccttctgccatgaggatACATTAATACAAAGTTTGAGAGGTAGTGGTGCACTTCTTCACACTAACAGACGTGTGAGGGTGTATGACTCTAAACCATTCCTACCTacttaatatttgcttttttaccTCTGCCTCTGGTTTTCATCCCTGGCAGCTGCTGAGTTGTGGCAAAATCCCAGAGCTCAGAGCCAGAAGACTGAGTTTAAGTTCCATTATTGCCTTTTGTTCAGCCATGGTATCAATCCCTCTCAGTCACTAAGTGATTGTGACAACACTTCCTACAGTTGTTGGTGGCATTAAATCAGATGGTGCATAAGAGTATTTTGTATAAACTGTAAAGCAGGATGTGACTGTAGGAGCTTCTAGTTCTCATGAGTATCACTGCTCTTCCTTTCCACAGTTGAGAGACTACCATCCCCAGGCCAGCCCTAGTGTTGGTACAGGAGCAGGCGACACcaaaaagaagaacataaataatGGTGCTAACCCTGAGACAACCACTTCTGGTGGTTGCCACTCACCTGAGGATGTGAGTCTTGGCTGGCGAGGCTCCTGGGGTCAGAGGGCCCAAGGGGTGGTGGAAGCTAATTGTTAAGATTGTGGAAGAACTGCCAGGTACTGGTTAAgaattctgggtttgaatcctctCCATCTGCTGGGGATATGATAgagggcaaattgcttgagctcttTGGGCCTctcttttcacatctgtaaaataggagtggtgtggttttatctacatttgtgaagtttaaatgagattCGTCATTGCAGTTTTTATGTTAATCCCTAGTCCAGGGCCTACTGTAAAGTCTCCTTCTCGGGCTTGCATTTCCTGAGGTAGAATTAGGGAGTATCAGAGGTTTCTGTTAGCTCTGAGAGTCCGAGAGTTAAAGGCCCACTAGAATGGAAACCTCAGGGCCAAGGGCTCCTGTCTGCCTTTTCCGTCCTATATCCCCGCTGTGAAGAACCGTCCCTGGCCCATATGTGCTCagtcaatgtttgttgaatgaatgcaccTTTCTAAATCACAAGCTGGCAGAAGGGTGGGCTCTTCTCACACTCTGTCTCTGAAGGTTTCTGTGACTCTTTTCCAGAGAATCTAGTTTCAGACTTTCAGTTCTGTGGCTGTGGGCAAAAACCAACAAAGACCCAAATCCTTTTTCTTTGGGAGTTGAGGAGAGTTTACCAGTTCATGTTCCCATTGGGTCTGAGAACTTTGCCTTTAAAAtccatccctggcccctgccTACCGCTTCCTGGCCTGGGGAATAGAGTCCAGGGGGCCACCCTCAGTCACCTTCCTTTGACTCTCCCCACAGAAACAGCAGAACCGAGCCCAGCTGGAAGAAGTAACGTGATTTCTTTGTTTGCTCACAACATGACTGCTGGGTTTGGGGGATACTCAGATGTAGAGGCCCCAGTCTCGTCTCACCCACTCCCAGCCGGGGGAAGAAGGCTCACCCCCCAGATTCCACCCCATCCCCACAGGGTCCCTGATAACCTGGTCCCATGGGTGGGCCTGTCCTGGGGCAGTGGTGCCATTCTGGGGGCATGTCTCTTGCtgtgccatctctgcctccccctAGTAAgagctctgtcttcctctttctatAGGAAAAGAAGGCAAGCCACCAACATCAGGAAGCCCTAAGGAGGGAGCTAGAGGTGAGTGGAGGGTGTGAAGTTCCCTCCTGTCCTCTGGAGAAggtttctttgcttctctttcagCACTTGCTTGTCTTTTCTCCCAAAGGCCCAGGTTCATACCATACGAATCCTTACATGTGAGAAAGCTGAGCTTCAGACGGCACTCTATTACAGCCAGCGTGCTGTCCAGCAGTTGCAAGGTGGGAATCTGGCACCCGCTCATCCTTCAACCTGGCACTTTGACAGGCCTTTAGGGGGAATCCTTTGGGCCGCATCTGAATGTCTCTCATTCCAGGAGAGTGCAGGCATCTGGTGGGCCGCCTGCATGATTCATGGAAGTTTGCCGGAGAGTTAGAGCGGGCTCTCTCTGCTGTCGCTACACAGAAGAAGAAGGCTGAAAGGGTGAGTCCAACCCTCTGCCCCATCCCCTGGGAGCCCGGCTTCACAGATGGAGGAGTGAGCCTAAAAGTCCCTTCTGCAGGATGGAGTGTCCTGCCCAGAAGACAGCATGGCCATTTCTTGCTGCTTTTGTGTGTGGTGGTTAGAGGCTGATGGGGGCTGAGTTGGCTGCTGTGGGTGAGTTGGGGGGCGCCGTGGGGAGCGAACACTGGACATAGAGCTCACAGGCCAAGTGCCCGCCCTGCCCATATTTGGCTGTGGCCTTGGCCAAGTCCTAAGTGGCGGTTAGGATACTTGTACCATAAAGGTACAGAAGAGTATCTTGAGTATGTTATTATTTGTGTTGAGAGAGGGagcacgtatgtgtgtgtgtgtgtattatcgtaatatacataaaacatgttTGTAAGGATCAAGAAAAACTCAGGAGAGAGGAACAGTGTTGGGGGGAGATGTTTCCCTTCTGTACTTTCTGAGTTTTGGACGATTCCAATGTATCATCCTTTCAAAATGTCAACAAATGATTAATTTCCTCCTTCTTATCTTTGCCCTACCCCCAGTGAAAGAATGGGCTTAGAGAATCAGATATACATGGGTgttgaaatcccagctctacgTGATCTTAGGCAAGCACTTAACCCTTAATACCCCATGTTGTTCGTCTATACGATAGAGGTAATAATGGTAACCGTCTCCTATGGaggttgtgaggattagatgGGATTGTTAGTGCGGTGCCTGGTGAAGCAGTCAGTAAAGGTTCCAACAGTGGTAGTAGTAACAGTAAGAACAATAGCAATACCATCGGATGTCTCTGGGCCCCTGCTAGCCAGCTATGAATTCAGTCTCTTTCCCTGTCCCTTCCACCTTTACTGAGTTCTTTGAAAGACAAATGAGGGCCAGGTgctctggctcatgcctgtaatgccagcactttgggaggccgaggctggcggatcacctgaggttgggagttcaagactagactgacggacatggagaaaccccatctctactaaaaatacaaagttagccgggtgtggtggcacatgcctataatcccagctaatcgggaggctgaggcaggagaattgcttgaacccgggaggcggaggttgtggtgagctgagattgcgccattgcactccagtcagggcaacGAGACTGAAAatctgcctggaaaaaaaaaattaagaaagaaaacaaagaaaaacaaatgagaccCTGGGCTTGGAAGTGCCTTGAGAGCATGTCAGGTGTgactgggagtggggagtggtGTGTGGAGTGGTCACGGTGGCTGTTGTTCCTGGTCGGCCAGCCGCTCCTCTGCCTGCTCTATcctgacttcacctttctctatTTGCAGTACATCGAGGAGTTAACAAAGGAGAGGGATGCCCTGAGTCTGGAACTGTACAGGAACACGTAGGATGGGGGATCGTGGGATGGGAGGTCTGGGGGCTCTTAGCGTGGGGGGtgtgctgggaggtgggggtacAGGTGAGCATGGTGAGAGGCTCATACAGGTTTTCATGTGTGCACAGGGAAGCTCTAGTGCCGGCTGTGCCACTGACTCATGCGGTAGCCTCAGGCAACTCATGTCTTCTCTCTGGCCTGCCACCTGGGACTTTTAATTCCTGGGGTCCCATCCAATGCCACGGTTCTGTGGTTGTGGGGCGAAAGCAGAGGGTTGATCACCAAAGCAGTCCTTTCTGTTCTTCGTTCATTCCTTTATCTACTGCCTCTGGTCGTAGCATAACCGATGATGAGCTGAAGGAGAAAAATGCCGAACTACAAGAAAAACTTCGActtgtagaatctgagaagtcTGAGATCCAGCTCAACGTAAAGGAGCTAGAAAGGAAGCTGGAGAAGGCCAAGCTCCTGCTGCCACAGGCAAGCAGCTACAGCCCCGGGGGTTGTGGGATCCCCGTCCGGCTGGGACCATGGTCTAGGGATCATGCAGGGTATGGGGAGGCTCCAGCCAAGAGCTGGAAAATTTGGGCCCTTGTTCTGGTCCCACCATAGAATCCTCTAGAGTGTGCTAAAAATCTACAAAGTGGGGCCCTGCCTGGGGAATCAGAATCTCAGAGTTAGggcttaaaaatatgtatttgaaaggATCATGGGTGAAAACCATTGTTTGatagattacatttatatgaCTATCCCATGAGTCTGTTTCCTTCTGAAGTTCAAACCAACACTTTCACTGttccagcagcagctgcaggaggAGGCTGACCACCTGGGTAAGGAGCTGCAGAGTGTGTCCGCGAAGCTCCAAGCCCAGGTGGAAGAGAACAAGTTGTGGAACCGCCTGTACCAGCAACAGGAGGAGAAGATACGGGAGCAGGAGAAGAGGCAGGAGCAGGAAAAGAATATAcggagcaggaggagaagatacgggagcaggaggagaagaggcaggagcaggaggagaagatgtggaggcaggaggagaagatacgggagcaggaggagaagataaggagcaggaggaggaagagatatGGAGGAGGAAGAGTGGTGGAGGAAGGTGGAAGATCCAGAGCAGGAGATACATGGAGGAAGAG
Encoded proteins:
- the LOC101003985 gene encoding LOW QUALITY PROTEIN: golgin subfamily A member 6-like protein 1 (The sequence of the model RefSeq protein was modified relative to this genomic sequence to represent the inferred CDS: deleted 2 bases in 1 codon), whose translation is MWPQPHLPTHPMMSKETRQNKLAEAKQKLRDYHPQASPSVGTGAGDTKKKNINNGANPETTTSGGCHSPEDKQQNRAQLEEEKKASHQHQEALRRELEAQVHTIRILTCEKAELQTALYYSQRAVQQLQGECRHLVGRLHDSWKFAGELERALSAVATQKKKAERYIEELTKERDALSLELYRNTITDDELKEKNAELQEKLRLVESEKSEIQLNVKELERKLEKAKLLLPQQQLQEEADHLGKELQSVSAKLQAQVEENKLWNRLYQQQEEKIREQEKRQEQEKNIRQEEKIREQEEKRQEQEEKMWRQEKMMREQEKKMWEQEEMIWEKEQNQPLPTLTPILQVELKSQEAQSLQQQRDHYLGHLQQYVAAYQQLASEKEALPSCSSRKLRAKRWPRWPPNSCRRPS